In Thermoanaerobaculum aquaticum, the genomic stretch TGGGGATGCCCTCGCCGGTGAGCGCCGAAAGGGGAACGATGGCGGCGTAGGAGCGGCGCTCGGTGTAAAAGGCAATCCGCTCTGAAAGGTGCTTGCGCGCTGCCGAAAGGTCCAGCTTGTTGGGTACCAGAACCACCGGCGTGGAAAGGCCGGAAAGCAGCTCCACCACAAACTCCTCGCCGTGGCCCGGAGGTTCATCGGCGGCAAACATCTGCACCACCACATCCACTTCCTGAATGGTTTCCCGCAGCACGTGCATCATCTGCACGTTCATGCGGTGCAGGGGACGGTGAACCCCCGGTAAATCGAAGAGGACAATTTGCCCCCGCTCGTCGTTGACCACCCCCACGATACGGTGGCGGGTGGTTTGCGGACGCGGCGAAACGATGGCCACCTTTTGCCCCGCCAGCGCGTTGATGAGCGTGCTTTTGCCCACGTTGGGTCGGCCCACCAACGCCACCGTCCCGCTCTTCATGCTGGAAGCCCTCCCGGGCGCGGGCAAACCCGCACCCGCTTGAGCCGCCGCCGCTCCACCTCCACCACTTCAAAGAGCAGCCCCCGGTACTCCACCTTTTCACCGGGGCGCGGCAGGTGCCCCAGGCGATCCAGCACCAACCCCGCCACCGAGTCGTAAGCGGCGTCGTCCTCCAGCTCCAGGCCAAAGAGCTCCGTGAGGGTTTCCACATGGGCGTTGCCGGCGATGAGGTAACAGCTGTCGCCTTCCTGCTGGATTTCCGGAGGCTGGGTTTGGTGCTCGTCCTGAATTTCCCCCACAATTTCCTCGAGCACATCCTCCAGCGTCACGATGCCAGCGGTGCCGCCGTACTCGTCCACCACCACCGCCAGCTGCTGCCGGCTTTGCTGGAAGAGCCGTAGAAGATCACGCAACGGCTTGGTTTCGGGGACCATCAAAACCGGCCGCATGAGGGTCCGGGCCGGTGGGGATTGGTTGGAAGCCACCGCCCGCAGCACGTCCTTAACGTGCACCACCCCTTCGATGTGGTCCAAGCTTTTGCCGTAAACCGGCAGCCGGGTGAACATGGACTCGGCAAACACGGTTTTTACCGTTTCAAAATCCGCATCCACCGGCAGCGCGATGAGGTCGGTGCGGGGGGTCATGATTTCCCGGGCCACGGTATCGGAAAGCTCAACGATGGAGGCCACCAGCTCCGCTTCTTCGTGCTCCAAGATGCCCGCTTCCTCGCCGGCGCCAATGAAAGCCCGCACCTCGTGCTCATCCACCTCGCTTTCCTCTTCCTTCTGGCCGCCGTCGGGGTTTTCCTCCGGAGCTTGCGAGGAGCTGGCCAGGAAAGCGATCACTGGAGCCACCGGGCGCAAAAGGTAAAGCGCCGCCACGGCAAAGAACTCCGCCTTTTCACCCCCCGTGACCTGGGCGGACAAGGCCACCAGGCCTAACCACGCCACCAGCACACCGGTCCAAGCCCCCAGCTCGCCGACTCCCACCAGCGTGGCCGCCCGCCACAGCGCCGCGGTTAAAAGCACCCAAAGCCCCGCCACCGCTCCCACCAGGAAAACCACACAAGCGCTGGCCGCTTCAAAGCTTCTGGGCACACCGGGGAGCAGGTTCTTGCGGGCGGACAAAAGCCCCGCAAACTGGATGCTGCCCATCCGCACCACACCGAAAACCCCGGACATGAGAAAGAAGGCCACCGTTGCCGTGAGCGCCGAGAAAAGCAAAGCCGTGATTGGGTTGGCCCACCACTGGGATAGTGCTTGGCTCACAACAGCTCCTCCCGCAACTGGGCTTCCAGTGCCTCCATTTCCCCTTGATCCTGCTCGTGATCAAAGCCGCACACGTGCAAGGCACCGTGGATCAAAAGCAGGCAAAGCTCGCGCTCCAAGCTGTGACCGGCCGCTTCGGCTTGGCGGGCCGCGGTTTCCAGGGAAATAGCCACATCACCCAGATGCACGGTGCCGGTGGGCAGGCGATCGTGGGCAGGGAACGAAAGCACGTCCGTGGGCTTTGGTTTGTGGCGGAAATGGCGGTTCAAAAGCTCCATGGTGCGGTCGTCGCACAGGAGCACCGAAAGCTCCCCTTCCTCTGCGCCCGCCCGCTGCAGCGCGGCAATACCGACGGCCCGCAGCCGCTGGGTCACCCCCGGCAGGGCCCGCCCCTGCCAGCGCACGGCCACCTTGAGCTTACCGGCCATTGCCCCTCCGGTTGAAGTCGAAACCCGGGTAGTCAATGCGGTGGTGCCCCGCCGAGGTAATGACCCAGGAAAAGGCGGCGGAAATTTTTTCCAGGTCTTTAAGCGTCAGCTCGCACTCATCCAGCTGCCCGTCTTCCAGGACCTTCTTGATGACCTGGTCGATCATGGACTGCACCCGCCCCGGGGTGGCTTCGGTCAGAGTACGCGCCGCCGCTTCCACCGCATCGGCCAGCAGGATGATGCCCATTTCCTTGGACTTGGGCTTGGGACCTTTATAGCGAAACTCCTGCTCCTCTACTTCCCCTTTGTCCGGGGTTTCTTGCTGCTTGGCGCGGTTGTAGAAGAAGTGGATGAGCTTGGTTCCGTGGTGGGTGGCAATGGCCTCACGGATGGGCTCCGGAAGCTTGTACTGGCGGGCCAGCTCTAAGCCGTCTTTGACGTGTTTTTCCACGATCAACGCCGACATCCACGGCGACAGGTGATCGTGGGGGTTGGGTCCGCCCCGCTGGTTCTCAATGAAGTACTCCGGCCGCATGAGCTTGCCGATGTCGTGGTAGTAGCAACAGACCCTGGCCAAAAGCGGGTTGGCACCGATGGCTTCGGCCGCGGCTTCCGCCAAGTTGGCCATGGCCAGGGAGTGTTGGAAGGTACCCGGAGCTTCGGTGGCAAGCCTGCGGAGCAAGGGCAAGTTGGGGTTGGAAAGCTCCAAAAGGCGGATGTCGGTAATGGTGCCGGTGGCGCTCTCCAAAACCGGCAGGAAGAAGCTGGCCAAAACCGCCGCCATGATGCCACCCAAAGCGGCAGTGGCCGCGTGCGCAGAAACCTCCTGGATTTGCGGATTGGGCAAGCTGTGGAGGCTCAAGGCCACCGCGCAAAACACGTTAAAACCGGCCAGAAAGAGACCCACCCTGGTGAGGGCGTTTCGCTCCTTGACCTTTTGCGTGGCAAAGGCCGCCGCCACCGCTGCCAGCAACGAGTACGCCACGGTGTGCCCGGGGAAAGCCAGCATCAGCGACACCAGCACCGCCTGGCTGGCGGCAAACAACACCCCCACCGACAGGCCAAACATGAGGCTTGCCAAAATTGGCCCGGTGGCGTGGGGGAGCACCGGCCAGTACACCGCCACCTGGTTGAAGGGCTCGCGGATCACCGCCGCTGCCACCCTGCTCACCACGAAGCCCACGGCCGCTTCCACCACCAGCGCCAGGAAAAGCACCACCAGCACGCTGCCGTAACGGACCAGCCTCTCGGTTTCCGCCACCGGCTCCCGCCGGAAGTAGAAGAACCACATGAGGGCGAGAAGCGAGGCCATGCCGAAGCCCCCGAGCATCGGCCAAACGCTGCGCGGCCCCTGGGACGAGGCAGCCAGGGATTCCAGGAGCCGGGCCACCTGGGGGGTAACTTCATCGCCCCGCCGCAAGAGCACCCGGCCGCGGTTGAGGTGCACGGAAACCTCCTCCACGCTGGCGGCGGCCCGCATCCTCCGGGAAAGGGTCTCCCCCCGGTCCAAGATCACGTTGGGGGGCATAAGCCGAGCCAAAAGCGAAGCCAGCGCCTTCCGGTGCTGACGGTCCACCACCCGCAGAGCGGCCAGGCGCTGCTCCAGGGTCTCGGCCAGGGTGGCGGCGTCAATGAAGCGAAACACGTCCAGCTGGAGCTGTTCCTTATCGGTTCCTGCCTCCTTGACGGTCACGCCTTTGTCGGCCCAGCGCAAGAGCTCCACGCGGTCTTCCACCACCCCCTGCCGGTACACCTGATCCACCACATCCAGCAAAGCCAGCAGAACTTCCTGGGAGAAACGCAGCGAACGAAGGGCCAACACCTCGCCGGTTTCCAAGCGCTGGCCGGCCACCTGGGAAAGCTCCGAGGCCAGGCGCGATAGATCCTGATGCTCGGCCTTTTGCCCGGCAGCCACAATGGCCGTGAGTTTGGCCTTCACCTGCTCGCTCACCTCGGGATCGAAAACATAAACGGGAGGCACATCCAGGCCTGCCCGCCGCCGCTTTTGCTCCGTGGATTCCACGTCCGGAAGCGTCACGTCGCGGTAAATCACCACATCGGTAGGGGCAATGTCCCCGGCTTTGAGCAGCGGGTAGTGAGCCTTCTGGCGAGGGGCAATCAAAAGCGTGGTGAAAACCACGAACGCCGGCCCAATCAACCAAGCCTGGGCCAAAAAGCGCCGGCGCTTTTGCCCCCACTCGCCGCTTTCCCGCCGGGGTTTGATTTCCTTGGCACCGGAAAAGAGTTTGGGCAGCTTCACGGTCTTTCGCGCTTTTCCGCCTCGAACCGCTCGTACGCCTCAACCACCCGCTGCACCAAGCGGTGGCGGACCACGTCCTCCTTGGTGAAGTCAAAAAAGCAAATGCCCGGAATGTCTCGGAGGATCTGCCGGGCCTGCACGAGGCCCGAAGAAGCCCCGGCCGGCAGGTCAATTTGCGTGACGTCGCCGGTAATTACGGCTTTGGAGTGGAACCCCATGCGGGTGAGGAACATCTTCATTTGCTCCGGGGTGGTGTTTTGCGCTTCGTCCAAGAGGATGAAGGAATCGTTGAGGGTTCGCCCGCGCATGAAGGCCAGCGGGGCAATTTCGATGACGCCACGCTCTAAGTGCTTGACCACCTTGTCGTAGCCCAGAATGTCGTAAAGCGCATCGTACACCGGGCGCAAGTAAGGGTTGACCTTTTGTTCCAGATCACCGGGCAAGAACCCCAAGCGCTCGCCGGCTTCCACCGCCGGACGGGTGAGCACGATGCGCCGCACCCGCTTTTCCGCCAAACTTGCCGCCGCCAGCGCCACCGCCAGGTAGGTTTTTCCGGTTCCCGCCGGGCCTACGGCAAAGACAATGTCGTTTTTCACCACCGCCTGAATGAACAAGCGCTGCTTTAAGTTTCTGGGCACCAGCAAGCGCTTTACGCTTTCGGGGATGGTGGCGTCGGTGAAGAAGTTCACCAGGTCCACCTCCGGGTCTTCTTCCAAAACCCGCAGGGCGGTGCGGAACTCCTCCCGTCCCACCGCATAACCCCGGCTCACCAGGGTGCCCAGATCCGAAAGCAGGCGCTCGGCAGTGGCCACCGCCTGCGGCTCCCCGGCCAAAAACACCGTGTCGCCGCGGGCCTGCACGCGGATTCCCAGGCGTTCGCCCAGGTAGCGGAAGTTTTCCTCCAAATTGCCCGACAAAACCTCAAGGCTCTTCTCAGGTAACTGCACGCTGGTCATTCTTCCCCTCTGCCCTCCGTAGAGGGCGTAACACGGCCGTCCAGCGCCTGGCCAGCTCTGGCCAAGCCTGGCGAGCCCTTACTCTCCGACTCCCCGTTGTTATTCATGCCAAAGGATTTCGCGACCGCCCTGGAGGTGATTGAGCCAGCGGGCCAACACAAAGAGGGCGTCGCTGAAGCGGTTCAAAAACCTCACCGCCGTGCCCACCACCTCGTCTTCAATCCCCAAAGCCGCCACCGCCCGCTCGGCACGGCGGGTGACGGTGCGGCAGAGGTGGGCCACGGCTGCGGAGCGGCTCCCACCGGGAAGCACGAAGTTCTTGAGCGGTGGCAGCTCCGCACTCATGCGGTCAATCCAGTTCTCCAACCAAGTCACGTCGGCGGCGTCGGGAGAAAGAAAGCCCCGGGGGCTGCCCGCCAGCACCGAACCCAGAGAGAAGAGTGCCCGTTGCGCCCTTTCCAGGTGGGCGTCAGCCTCAGAGGGGACCCCCTCGGCCCGCAACATCCCCACCCATGAGTTTACCTCATCCAGATCCCCGTAGGCCGAAACCCGCGGTTCCCATTTGGGGACACGCTCACCGCTGCCCAATGCGGTATAGCCCCCGTCACCGGTCCGGGTGTACACCCTCACGCCTCCATGCTATCACGCGAAGGGCTTTTTAAAACCGGCTAAGCCTGGGATGATGAGGGCGAAACCAGCCGCCTCACCACTTCCAGAAAAGCGTCGGCGCTGAAAGGCTTTACCAGCACCAAGGCGGAGGCCAAGGAAGGGTCGTTTCCCGGGTGGTAGCCGGTGGCCAGCAAAACCCGCGGGGGGTTTTTCCGGCGCATGAGCTCCGCGTAAACCTCCCGCCCGTCCATTTCCGGCATGACCAGATCCAGGACCACCAGAGCAATCCCTTGGGGATCGGCATCGTAAAGGGCCAACGCTTCCCGGCCGTTGGAAGCTTCCAGCGCCTCGTAGCCTTCCGAACGCAGGAGAAAAGCTAGGCCCTCGCGAATGGCCGCCTCATCGTCCACGATCAAAACCTTTCCCGCTCGCGGCTTTTCCGCTTCACCCACCGGCACCGCCGAAAGCACCGGCGGCAAGTCCACCCACACCCGAAAACCAAAGCCCGCACGCTCGCGGAAACCCGCTTCACCCAGGTGACGTCGGGCCACACAGGAGGCCAAAGCCCGCGCCCTCAGCCGGGCCGGCAACACCGATCGCAGCTCCTCCTGCCCCGAAAAGACCTCACCGGTATCGCTCACCGCCAGCCGGCAAACTCCTCCCGCCAGCTGTTCCACCGCCACCTCCACGGTGCCCGCTCCACCGTGCAAACACTCCACCGAGGCCTCCACCAGCCCATGCACCAACAGGGCCAGTTGCTCCCCATCGCCACGAACCACCGCCGGGGCGGACCACGGGCGCACCACCAACCTCACCCCGGTGGGCAGAAGCGAGCGGATTTTCGGCTCCAGCTCCGTGACCAGCTGGTTGAGATCCACGGCCACCAGCCCCGGACCGTGGAGGCGGAAAAAGACCCCCAGGCGGTGCACCTCCTGGGCCACCTGGGCCATGCCATTCCGCAAACCGGTGGCGCCCCCTTTTCCCGCCGAGCCTTTGGCCAGGGAGGCTTGCACCACGTTGGCCATGCGGTGGAGGGCATGGGCCACCAGCTCGTGCATGGGCGTAAGCACCTCCTCCGAAAGCGCTTGACCCGGTAGTAAGCCAGCCCGTTGTGCCACCACCACCACGCCAGCGAGGCTTCCGGCCACGTTAATGCTTCGAAACACCAGCTCCACAGAGCTAATCACGTCGCCCTTGCAGCGACAGCTCGCCACCACCGAGGCTGATTCCCCGCGTATGGCACGAACGAAGGCCCGCTTCACCTCCCGGCGGGAGGCAGGAACCACAAAGGGAAGCAAGCTGGCCTCCTGCAGCTCTTCGGGCCTAACGCCCAGGGCCGTGGCCAGCGCCGGGTTACACCACGCCACTGTTCCCTTGGGCTCCAGGAAAGCCACCCCCACGTTGACGCCGGAAAGCACCGCCCGCAGCACCTTTTCCAGCCGCTCACGGGCAGTGAAGTCCTCCAGGCTCAAGCAGGTCAGCGATTCCTCGCCGCTTTCCATGACCCAGGGATTAACCTCCACCGTGCGCCGCCGCCCCCGGGGACCCAAAAAGTGCGCGGTGAAAGCGCCCAAAGAAAGACTGGTGGCGGGGAGGAGCTTTTTGACGCGCTCCCGATCCTCGGGTGCCAAAAGCTCCTCAAACTTTCGGCCGATCAGATCGGCACGCTGTTCGAAGCCCAAAAGCCGGGCTGCCGCCTGATTAGCCCGAACCACCAAGTCGTCCCGCAAAAACAAAAGCGGCTCCTTCACCCCATCCAGCAACAGCCGCCAGGAAGCCTCGGCAATCCGGGCGGAAAGCTCAGCTTCCTGCCGAGCCAGGAGAGCTTGGGCTGCCGCTCGTTGAGCCTCCATGTTGGCCCACTGCCGCCAGACCAGCACCGCTGTTCCCACCAGAAACGCCCAAAAAACCAGCAAAAAAAGCCACGCCGGTGAAAGCCTCGTCAAGCTCTGGCTGGGAACAAAAACGCCCAAAGTGAAACTTTGGCCGGCCAGCCGGACCCGCTTGCCCACCGATGTGCCCTCGGAAAGCCGCACCTGCCCTTCGTCAGCAACAAACTCACCCTTGCCCCAGAGCGCTTGCCGGCGAAGGGAGCAAGCCCACCCCCCGGCAGCGTTGAGTCGGGGCTCGCAAAAAAAGAACCGCGGCTCTTCGCCGGAGCCCGTCACCCAAAGGATGAGCGCCTCTCCCGCGGCCGAAGGTTGGTAAGCACTGACCAGCAACCTGGGGAGCTCCAGCAGGAGAACACCCTGCCGCCCGGCTCTGGTCACCCGTAAAGCCAGCACCCCACGTTCCGCCCACGCCCCCTCCTCCACGAAGGCCCACCCCCGATCGGCAGGAAGCATGGCGTCAACCTGATCGGCCACGGCGTTGAGGCCCGACGGCCAACAGCGGTGCCTGCCCCCGCTTTCGTCAATCACAACCCCAAAAAGCGGGTCCTCACGCAAAAAAGCACCGAGGTGTTCGATCTTCTCAGGGCTTAGGCCCTCTTCCACGGCGTCCACCACGCGCGCCAGCTGGCTTGCAGCCCCCGACAACGACCGCTCCTGGAGCTCCACCTCCCGGGCTAGCTCGTGTTCGGAGCCCAACCAGAGCACGAGCAAGACTTGAGCACTCACCAGCCCCAGCCACAGCCACATCCAAACTCGAACCCGCTTTCCCGGAAACGCTGATGTACGCTCCATAGACAGAGCTAGTGTAGCGCAACCCCTTGGCAAAGGGTTCCCCTTTGGCTACCTTTGGCAAGGAGGAAGAAGCCATGAAGCCCGTTTGCTGCCTTTTTGCGTGCCTGAGCCTTACGGTGCTGGCGGTGGAGGCCGCCGACCGCCCGGAAGGCAGGTCCTTTGCCACCCGCTCGGTGACCGTAGCCCGCCACGGCATGGTGGCGGCGGCCCACCCGCTGGCGGTGCTGGTGGGCGTGGAAACCCTCAAGAAGGGCGGCAGCGCAGTGGACGCAGCCATTGCCGTCAACGCCGCGCTGGCCCTGATGGAGCCGGTTTCCTGCGGCCTCGGCGGGGACCTCTTTGCCATGGTTTACGACCCTGCCACCGGCAAGCTTTACGGGCTCAACGGCTCGGGGCGGGCACCTTTGGCCCTCACCCGGGACAAGGTTCCGCCGGCCCCCGATGGCACCGTTCCCCTGCACAGCCCTTACGCCTGGACGGTGCCGGGCTGCGTGGACGGGTGGTGGGAGCTCCACCGCAAATTCGGGCGATTGCCGTGGCGCGAGCTGTTTCAACCGGTCATCGCTTACGCCAAAGAGGGCGTCCCCGTCCCGCAGGTCATTGCCGGAGCCTGGCAGCGCAGTGCCCGGGTTTTTGCCCAGAAGCCCGGGTTTGCCGCCGTTTTTCTCCCCGGAGGCAAAGCCCCAGCTGAAGGTGAGCCCTTTGCCAACCCGGCCCTGGCGGCCACCTTCGAGGTCTTGGCTCGTGAGGGAGGCCGAGCCTTTTACGAGGGCACCATCGCGCAGCAAATCGTGGCTTATTCCCAAAAAAACGGCGGCTTTTTTTCCTTGGAGGATCTTGCCCGTCACCGCTCCGAATGGGTGGAGCCCATCAGCACCACCTATCGCGGCTACAACGTTTGGGAGCTGCCCCCCAACACCCAGGGCCTGGCGGCCCTGCAAATGCTGAACATCCTTGAAAACTTCGACCTCAAAAGCCTGGGCCGCGACCACCCCGACTTTTGGCACCTCTTGGTGGAAGCCAAAAAGCTCGCCTTTGCCGACCGTGCCCGCTACTACGCCGATCCGGCCTTCTCAAAAACCCCAATCCAGCAACTTCTGAGCAAGGCGTACGCCAAAAAACAGGCCAGCCGCATAGACATGACCAGGGCCGCTGCCACCGTGGAGCCGGGGAACCCTCACCTGGCCGACGGTGACACCACGTTTTTGGCAGTGGGCGATGCCTCGGGCATGATGGTGGCGCTCATTCAGTCCAATTACACCGGGTTTGGCTCAGGCTACGTGATCCCCGAGCTGGGCTTTGGTTTGCAAAACCGTGGAGCGCTTTTCAGCCTCCAGGAAGACCACCCCAACGCCATGGAACCTGGCAAGCGGCCGTTTCACACCATCATCCCCGCCTTCCTGGGCAAAAACGGCACCCCTCTCATGGCCTTTGGCGTTATGGGCGGGGACATGCAGCCCCAGGGCCACGTGCAAATCGTGGTCAACATCGTGGATTTCGGCATGAACCTGCAGGAAGCCGGCGATGCCCCCCGCTTTTACCACACCGGCTCTTCCGAGCCCACCGGCACGGTGATGCGCGATGGCGGCAGGCTTTCCCTTGAATCGGGCATCCCCGTTGACGTGCGCCATGAGCTTTTGCGCCGCGGCCACCGCCTGGTGGAAGCCACCGGCACAGTTTTTGGCGGGTATCAGGCGGTGCTGCGGGACCCCCGCACCGGTGTTTACTTCGGTGCCACCGAGTCGCGAAAGGACGGAATGGCGCTGGGCTACTGAAACCTAAGGGTGATCGGGGTTAGCCAGCAGAGAGAGGCATTTTTCGTGGAGCTTACGGCCCAGGCGTAAGCCCGCAGCGGTGCGGGAGGGGTACCAGGTGAGATCGGCCCCGGAAACCGCAAAACACAGGATGCGCCCGGCCAGCAGGAAATGGTCGGGTTTTTCTTCGACACCTTCGCCCCAGTCCTGAAGGTGGGCAGGCAGTGCAAAGGCGTAAGGCTCGTCCGGGTAAAGGTGAACGCGAACCCCATCGGCGAGCGCCATCTGTTTCCCGACAATGGGGTAGCGGCGCGGGCCAGCAGGAACTGCGTTGTCAAACCCGCAGGTCGTCAAAAGGCGGCTCACATAGGTGTCGGGCCCGGCGGCCATGAACGGGTCCTTCCACACGAAGTACACGAAAGGGATCGGCACGTGCGCATCAGCGCCAAGCAAAGCCTCCACCTCCCGTGCCAGCGCCTCCCCCTGGGTTTGGGCACCCAGCAATGAGCCCAAAAGCCGCCAGAGATCGGGGACCTCCTGGGGCCCCTGGGGGTCTGCCACCAGCACCGGCACGTGGGCCGCCAGGGCTTCCACCCTGGCTTTGGGGTTTTCTTCCTTGGCTGCCAAAACCACATCGGGCTTTAAGGCCAAAACCGCCGCCGGTTCGAAGGTCTTGGTGCCTCCCACCGAGGGCAAAGCGCGCACTTCTGAAGGAGACGTGCAAAAATCGGTGCGGGCCACAAGCTTTTGGCCACACCCCAGCTGAAAAACCGCCTCGGTGAGGCTGGGCACCAGCGATACCACCCGCTGCGGTGTTCGCCTCAGGCCCGGGCCTAACAAGAAGCTACTCACAGCAAATGGCGCCGGCGGGCGGCAGAGCGCAGCTCATCCCGAAAGTCGGGGTGCGCCACGCGAATAAGCTCAGCCGCCCGTTCTTTCAGGCTCTTGCCAAAAAGCGAGGCAATACCAAACTCGGTAACCACGTAGTGCACGTCTGCTCTGGTGGTCACCACGCCCGAGCCGGGAGCCAGCACATCCACAATGCGCGAAACCGTGCCGCCTTTGGCGGTGGAGGGCAGGGCAATGATGGGCTTACCGCCTTCCGAAGCGGCAGCGCCGCGGATGAAATCCACCTGGCCCCCAAAGCCCGAGTAAATCGAGGTGCCCAGGGAATCGGCGCAGACCTGTCCGGTGAGATCCACCGCCAAAGCCGAGTTAATGGCCACCATTTTGGCGTTTTGGGCAATGATGAAGGGGTTGTTGACGTAATCGGAAGGGTGAAACTCCACAAACGGGTTGTTGTCCAAAAAATCAAAGGTGCGTTTGGAGCCCAGGACAAAAGAGGCAATGGTTTTGCCGCGATGGAGGGTCTTTTTTTCGTTGGTAACTACCCCGGATTCCACCAGCTCCACCAACCCATCCGAAAACATCTCGGTGTGAATGCCAAGGTGCTTTTTTTCTTTCAAAAAGAGCAAAACCGCATCGGGGATTTCTCCAATGCCCATTTGCAGCGTGGAGCCATCCTCAATGAGCTCCGCTATGTGACTGCCGATGGCTTTGGCAACTGGGCCAATTTCCTGGGCCTGGGGCAGCTCCAGCACGGGCCGGTCAATTTCCACCACGTGGGTGAGGCGGGACACGTGAATAAACGCGTCCCCCAGCGCCCGGGGCATTTGCCGGTTAACCAGGGCAA encodes the following:
- a CDS encoding hybrid sensor histidine kinase/response regulator translates to MERTSAFPGKRVRVWMWLWLGLVSAQVLLVLWLGSEHELAREVELQERSLSGAASQLARVVDAVEEGLSPEKIEHLGAFLREDPLFGVVIDESGGRHRCWPSGLNAVADQVDAMLPADRGWAFVEEGAWAERGVLALRVTRAGRQGVLLLELPRLLVSAYQPSAAGEALILWVTGSGEEPRFFFCEPRLNAAGGWACSLRRQALWGKGEFVADEGQVRLSEGTSVGKRVRLAGQSFTLGVFVPSQSLTRLSPAWLFLLVFWAFLVGTAVLVWRQWANMEAQRAAAQALLARQEAELSARIAEASWRLLLDGVKEPLLFLRDDLVVRANQAAARLLGFEQRADLIGRKFEELLAPEDRERVKKLLPATSLSLGAFTAHFLGPRGRRRTVEVNPWVMESGEESLTCLSLEDFTARERLEKVLRAVLSGVNVGVAFLEPKGTVAWCNPALATALGVRPEELQEASLLPFVVPASRREVKRAFVRAIRGESASVVASCRCKGDVISSVELVFRSINVAGSLAGVVVVAQRAGLLPGQALSEEVLTPMHELVAHALHRMANVVQASLAKGSAGKGGATGLRNGMAQVAQEVHRLGVFFRLHGPGLVAVDLNQLVTELEPKIRSLLPTGVRLVVRPWSAPAVVRGDGEQLALLVHGLVEASVECLHGGAGTVEVAVEQLAGGVCRLAVSDTGEVFSGQEELRSVLPARLRARALASCVARRHLGEAGFRERAGFGFRVWVDLPPVLSAVPVGEAEKPRAGKVLIVDDEAAIREGLAFLLRSEGYEALEASNGREALALYDADPQGIALVVLDLVMPEMDGREVYAELMRRKNPPRVLLATGYHPGNDPSLASALVLVKPFSADAFLEVVRRLVSPSSSQA
- a CDS encoding PhoH family protein gives rise to the protein MTSVQLPEKSLEVLSGNLEENFRYLGERLGIRVQARGDTVFLAGEPQAVATAERLLSDLGTLVSRGYAVGREEFRTALRVLEEDPEVDLVNFFTDATIPESVKRLLVPRNLKQRLFIQAVVKNDIVFAVGPAGTGKTYLAVALAAASLAEKRVRRIVLTRPAVEAGERLGFLPGDLEQKVNPYLRPVYDALYDILGYDKVVKHLERGVIEIAPLAFMRGRTLNDSFILLDEAQNTTPEQMKMFLTRMGFHSKAVITGDVTQIDLPAGASSGLVQARQILRDIPGICFFDFTKEDVVRHRLVQRVVEAYERFEAEKRERP
- the ybeY gene encoding rRNA maturation RNase YbeY, whose product is MAGKLKVAVRWQGRALPGVTQRLRAVGIAALQRAGAEEGELSVLLCDDRTMELLNRHFRHKPKPTDVLSFPAHDRLPTGTVHLGDVAISLETAARQAEAAGHSLERELCLLLIHGALHVCGFDHEQDQGEMEALEAQLREELL
- a CDS encoding hemolysin family protein, producing MSQALSQWWANPITALLFSALTATVAFFLMSGVFGVVRMGSIQFAGLLSARKNLLPGVPRSFEAASACVVFLVGAVAGLWVLLTAALWRAATLVGVGELGAWTGVLVAWLGLVALSAQVTGGEKAEFFAVAALYLLRPVAPVIAFLASSSQAPEENPDGGQKEEESEVDEHEVRAFIGAGEEAGILEHEEAELVASIVELSDTVAREIMTPRTDLIALPVDADFETVKTVFAESMFTRLPVYGKSLDHIEGVVHVKDVLRAVASNQSPPARTLMRPVLMVPETKPLRDLLRLFQQSRQQLAVVVDEYGGTAGIVTLEDVLEEIVGEIQDEHQTQPPEIQQEGDSCYLIAGNAHVETLTELFGLELEDDAAYDSVAGLVLDRLGHLPRPGEKVEYRGLLFEVVEVERRRLKRVRVCPRPGGLPA
- a CDS encoding cob(I)yrinic acid a,c-diamide adenosyltransferase; its protein translation is MRVYTRTGDGGYTALGSGERVPKWEPRVSAYGDLDEVNSWVGMLRAEGVPSEADAHLERAQRALFSLGSVLAGSPRGFLSPDAADVTWLENWIDRMSAELPPLKNFVLPGGSRSAAVAHLCRTVTRRAERAVAALGIEDEVVGTAVRFLNRFSDALFVLARWLNHLQGGREILWHE
- the era gene encoding GTPase Era, with the protein product MKSGTVALVGRPNVGKSTLINALAGQKVAIVSPRPQTTRHRIVGVVNDERGQIVLFDLPGVHRPLHRMNVQMMHVLRETIQEVDVVVQMFAADEPPGHGEEFVVELLSGLSTPVVLVPNKLDLSAARKHLSERIAFYTERRSYAAIVPLSALTGEGIPILLMHLFALLPEGEPLLPADATTTQSERFFIAELIREALLERVEAELPFTTAVLVRHMEEEERPGEIPLLKVWADILVERESQKAIVVGRGGRMIKAVGQAARERIEKILGVRLYLDLRVKAHPGWREKPHVLSELEPVDVPWDE
- a CDS encoding HD family phosphohydrolase codes for the protein MKLPKLFSGAKEIKPRRESGEWGQKRRRFLAQAWLIGPAFVVFTTLLIAPRQKAHYPLLKAGDIAPTDVVIYRDVTLPDVESTEQKRRRAGLDVPPVYVFDPEVSEQVKAKLTAIVAAGQKAEHQDLSRLASELSQVAGQRLETGEVLALRSLRFSQEVLLALLDVVDQVYRQGVVEDRVELLRWADKGVTVKEAGTDKEQLQLDVFRFIDAATLAETLEQRLAALRVVDRQHRKALASLLARLMPPNVILDRGETLSRRMRAAASVEEVSVHLNRGRVLLRRGDEVTPQVARLLESLAASSQGPRSVWPMLGGFGMASLLALMWFFYFRREPVAETERLVRYGSVLVVLFLALVVEAAVGFVVSRVAAAVIREPFNQVAVYWPVLPHATGPILASLMFGLSVGVLFAASQAVLVSLMLAFPGHTVAYSLLAAVAAAFATQKVKERNALTRVGLFLAGFNVFCAVALSLHSLPNPQIQEVSAHAATAALGGIMAAVLASFFLPVLESATGTITDIRLLELSNPNLPLLRRLATEAPGTFQHSLAMANLAEAAAEAIGANPLLARVCCYYHDIGKLMRPEYFIENQRGGPNPHDHLSPWMSALIVEKHVKDGLELARQYKLPEPIREAIATHHGTKLIHFFYNRAKQQETPDKGEVEEQEFRYKGPKPKSKEMGIILLADAVEAAARTLTEATPGRVQSMIDQVIKKVLEDGQLDECELTLKDLEKISAAFSWVITSAGHHRIDYPGFDFNRRGNGR